In Helianthus annuus cultivar XRQ/B chromosome 3, HanXRQr2.0-SUNRISE, whole genome shotgun sequence, a single window of DNA contains:
- the LOC110881790 gene encoding F-box protein CPR1, producing the protein MFSPSMEEVLPENLILDILSRLPVKTIIRCKCVCKKWRDLVSDPYFVQLHLSRSRQCLMIHEGKTVDLQERLQWVEIEHDNLDPVKTLDRDSFPVGSVNGLICCCVPYDNSIHVFNPVLEENMLLPKPELKIEGSMSYGFGVSMDGEYKVILRGRRKPDYMPYEYEVDVYTLGTDQWRVLGQTLDDLNKMRCGPGVFLNSHVYWLGIYGQIYDFDLTTETSELFPPPPGWEKLESKKMLGVLKGRLSRICWCSLALDLWVMKGDSWYKEIAIIQEIISLTPKSEPLCLMDGLNGTSVLMLLDKETNQFVAYCLNTNTILHLEWPGCLYRISYIMTYCPSFVKLITNWIRVSSRGVQLQLVISHPLRS; encoded by the exons ATGTTTTCTCCATCGATGGAAGAAGTATTACCTGAAAATCTCATCCTGGACATTTTATCAAGACTTCCGGTGAAAACAATAATCCGCTGCAAGTGCGTGTGCAAAAAGTGGCGTGATCTTGTTTCTGATCCTTACTTTGTTCAACTTCATCTCTCGAGATCGCGTCAGTGCCTAATGATTCATGAGGGCAAGACTGTAGATTTGCAAGAACGTTTACAGTGGGTAGAGATCGAACACGACAACCTTGACCCAGTGAAGACCCTTGATCGTGATAGTTTCCCGGTGGGTTCGGTCAATGGTCTGATCTGCTGTTGTGTCCCATATGATAATTCCATCCACGTATTCAATCCTGTCTTGGAAGAAAATATGCTCCTTCCTAAACCAGAATTGAAGATTGAAGGATCTATGAGTTATGGTTTCGGAGTCTCAATGGATGGGGAATACAAAGTGATACTTCGCGGGAGGAGGAAACCCGATTATATGCCTTATGAATATGAAGTCGACGTCTACACCCTTGGCACGGACCAATGGAGAGTTCTGGGACAAACCCTTGACGACCTTAACAAAATGAGGTGTGGTCCTGGTGTATTTTTAAATAGTCATGTGTATTGGCTAGGAATTTATGGCCAAATCTACGATTTTGACTTGACTACAGAAACATCTGAGTTATTTCCACCCCCTCCAGGCTGGGAAAAACTTGAATCGAAGAAAATGTTGGGAGTCCTGAAAGGTAGGTTAAGTCGAATTTGTTGGTGTTCATTAGCATTAGACCTGTGGGTGATGAAGGGGGATTCTTGGTATAAGGAGATAGCTATAATTCAGGAAATTATAAGTCTTACTCCTAAATCAGAACCCTTGTGTCTCATGGATGGTTTAAATGGTACTAGTGTATTGATGCTCCTTGATAAAGAAACAAACCAATTCGTGGCGTACTGTCTTAACACAAATACGATTCTACACCTAGAATGGCCGGGCTGCCTATATAGGATAAGCTATATAATGACTTATTGTCCTAGCTTTGTTAAGCTCATAACTAATTGGATAAGAGTGAGTTCACGCGGTGTACAACTACAGT taGTGATTTCCCATCCGCTGAGGAGTTAA